The proteins below come from a single Chryseobacterium capnotolerans genomic window:
- the rpoB gene encoding DNA-directed RNA polymerase subunit beta encodes MSKTKSTTQGNPRINFSSAKGKIVTPDFLDIQIESFREFFQLDTLPEARKTEALYKTFQENFPITDSRNQFVLEFLDYLVDSPRYSIDECVERGLTYSVPLKARLKLYCTDPEHEDFQTVVQDVYLGPVPYMTPSGSFIINGAERVIVTQLHRSPGVFFGQTYHANGTKLYYSRIIPFKGSWMEFTTDINSVMYAYIDRKKKLPLTTLLRAIGYESDKDILQIFDLAEEVKVSKAALKKVEGRTLAARVLNTWFEDFVDEDTGEVVSIERNEIILDRETILEKEHLDLILDAGVKSILIHKENSNEFSIIQNTLQKDPTNSEKEAVEYIYRQLRNADPPDEETARGIIEKLFFSEQRYSLGEVGRYRLNKKLGLNIPTTTEVLTKEDIIAIVRHLIELVNSKAEVDDIDHLSNRRIKTVGEQLAGQFGVGLSRIARTIKERMNVRDNEIFTPLDLVNAKTLTSVINSFFGTNQLSQFMDQTNPLSEITHKRRLSALGPGGLSRERAGFEVRDVHHTHYGRICPIETPEGPNIGLISSLGIYAKINNLGFIETPYRKVEDGKINLNADPIYLNAEDEEDKVIAQANVELSDNGDFLTDRIIARLDGDYPVVEPAQVNLIDVAPNQISGISASLIPFLEHDDANRALMGSNMMRQAVPLLKPQAPVVGTGLEQQVARDSRILINAEGTGTVEYVDADRIVIKYERSEDEDLVQFESATKTYNLTKFRKTNQSTTITLRPNVRVGDVVEKGQVLCDGYATEKGELALGRNLVVAFMPWKGYNFEDAIVINEKVVREDWFTSIHVDEYSLEVRDTKLGMEELTADIPNVSEEATKDLDENGMIRIGAEVKPGDIMIGKITPKGESDPTPEEKLLRAIFGDKAGDVKDASLKADSSLRGVVINKKLFSRNIKDKKKRTEEKLKLEEIENTYKAKFDELRNTLIEKLNTLVSGKTSQGVQNDLDEEIIGKGVKFTHKLLTSVEDYVNVSGSDWTVDADKNELIKQLIHNYKIKYNDIQGVKNREKFAISIGDELPAGIMKLAKVYIAKKRKLNVGDKMAGRHGNKGIVSRIVREEDMPFLEDGTPVDIVLNPLGVPSRMNIGQIYETVLGWAGQKLGMKFATPIFDGATLDQITEYTEKAGLPKFGHTHLYDGGTGERFTQAATVGVIYMLKLGHMVDDKMHARSIGPYSLITQQPLGGKAQFGGQRFGEMEVWALEAFGASNILREILTVKSDDVIGRAKTYEAIAKGESMPEPGIPESFNVLLHELQGLGLDVRLEE; translated from the coding sequence CCTGAAGCCAGAAAGACAGAAGCTCTTTACAAGACTTTCCAAGAGAATTTCCCAATTACGGATTCAAGAAACCAATTCGTATTAGAATTCTTAGACTATCTGGTAGATTCTCCACGTTATTCAATCGATGAGTGTGTGGAAAGAGGACTTACTTATTCAGTTCCTCTAAAAGCAAGACTTAAACTGTACTGTACTGACCCGGAACATGAAGATTTCCAAACAGTGGTTCAGGATGTATATTTAGGTCCGGTTCCTTATATGACTCCTTCTGGTTCATTCATTATCAATGGAGCAGAGCGTGTAATCGTAACTCAGTTACACAGATCTCCGGGTGTATTCTTCGGACAGACTTACCACGCTAACGGAACCAAACTTTACTATTCAAGAATTATCCCTTTCAAAGGATCTTGGATGGAATTTACAACAGATATCAACAGCGTAATGTACGCGTATATCGACCGTAAGAAAAAGTTACCATTAACAACTTTATTAAGAGCTATCGGTTACGAATCTGATAAGGATATCCTTCAGATCTTCGACCTTGCTGAAGAAGTGAAAGTTTCTAAAGCTGCCCTTAAAAAAGTGGAAGGGAGAACATTGGCTGCGAGAGTATTGAACACTTGGTTCGAAGACTTCGTAGACGAAGATACAGGTGAAGTAGTTTCTATCGAAAGAAACGAAATCATCTTAGATAGAGAAACGATCCTTGAAAAAGAACACTTAGATCTTATCTTGGATGCGGGTGTGAAATCAATCTTGATTCACAAAGAAAACAGCAATGAATTCTCTATCATCCAGAATACATTACAAAAAGACCCTACGAACTCTGAGAAAGAAGCAGTAGAGTACATCTATCGTCAGTTAAGAAACGCAGATCCACCAGATGAAGAAACTGCAAGAGGAATTATTGAAAAATTATTCTTCTCTGAGCAGAGATACTCTTTAGGTGAAGTAGGACGTTACAGACTAAACAAAAAGTTAGGTCTTAACATTCCAACTACCACTGAAGTTCTTACAAAAGAAGATATTATTGCAATCGTAAGACACTTAATCGAGCTTGTAAACTCTAAAGCTGAGGTTGATGATATTGACCACTTATCAAACAGAAGAATTAAAACTGTTGGTGAGCAATTAGCAGGACAGTTCGGAGTAGGTCTTTCAAGAATTGCAAGAACAATCAAGGAGAGAATGAACGTTAGAGATAACGAAATCTTTACTCCACTTGACCTTGTAAATGCTAAAACTTTAACATCTGTTATTAACTCATTCTTCGGTACCAACCAGCTATCTCAGTTCATGGACCAAACCAACCCTCTATCAGAGATCACTCACAAGAGAAGATTATCTGCACTAGGGCCTGGTGGTTTATCAAGAGAAAGAGCAGGTTTCGAGGTTCGTGACGTTCACCATACTCACTACGGAAGAATTTGCCCGATTGAAACTCCGGAAGGACCAAACATCGGTTTGATTTCATCTTTAGGTATTTATGCAAAAATCAACAACCTTGGTTTCATCGAAACTCCATATAGAAAAGTAGAAGATGGTAAGATTAATCTTAACGCTGATCCTATTTATCTGAATGCAGAAGACGAAGAAGACAAAGTAATTGCTCAGGCAAACGTTGAATTGAGTGATAATGGTGATTTCTTAACAGACAGAATTATTGCAAGACTAGATGGTGACTACCCGGTAGTTGAGCCAGCTCAGGTTAACCTTATCGACGTTGCACCTAACCAGATCTCTGGTATTTCCGCTTCTCTAATTCCATTCTTGGAGCATGATGATGCGAACCGTGCATTGATGGGATCTAACATGATGCGTCAGGCCGTTCCTTTATTGAAGCCACAGGCTCCAGTTGTAGGTACAGGGCTTGAGCAGCAAGTTGCAAGAGATTCAAGAATCTTAATTAACGCTGAAGGTACAGGTACTGTAGAGTACGTAGATGCTGACAGAATCGTTATTAAATACGAAAGAAGCGAAGACGAAGATTTAGTACAATTCGAGTCTGCTACTAAAACATATAACCTTACTAAGTTTAGAAAAACTAACCAGAGTACAACTATTACCCTAAGACCAAACGTAAGAGTAGGTGATGTAGTGGAAAAAGGACAGGTACTTTGCGACGGTTATGCTACTGAAAAAGGAGAATTAGCTCTTGGTAGAAACTTGGTAGTAGCGTTCATGCCTTGGAAAGGGTACAACTTCGAGGATGCGATCGTAATCAACGAAAAAGTTGTACGTGAAGACTGGTTTACTTCAATCCACGTAGATGAATATTCGTTAGAAGTTCGTGATACTAAATTAGGTATGGAAGAACTTACTGCTGATATTCCAAACGTATCTGAAGAAGCTACTAAAGATCTTGACGAGAACGGTATGATCAGAATCGGTGCTGAAGTGAAGCCTGGAGATATCATGATTGGTAAAATTACTCCAAAAGGTGAATCTGACCCGACTCCTGAAGAAAAACTTCTTAGAGCAATCTTCGGTGATAAAGCTGGTGATGTAAAAGATGCATCATTGAAAGCTGACTCTTCATTAAGAGGAGTTGTTATCAACAAGAAATTGTTCTCTAGAAACATTAAAGACAAAAAGAAAAGAACTGAAGAAAAACTTAAGCTTGAAGAGATTGAAAACACTTACAAGGCTAAGTTTGACGAGTTGAGAAACACTTTAATTGAAAAATTAAATACACTGGTAAGCGGTAAAACTTCTCAAGGGGTACAAAATGACCTTGACGAAGAAATCATCGGTAAAGGGGTGAAGTTTACTCACAAGTTATTAACTTCAGTAGAAGATTATGTAAACGTTAGCGGTTCAGACTGGACAGTAGACGCTGACAAGAATGAATTGATCAAACAATTGATTCACAATTACAAAATCAAATATAACGACATCCAGGGGGTTAAAAACCGTGAGAAATTCGCAATTTCAATCGGAGATGAGCTTCCAGCAGGTATCATGAAGTTGGCTAAAGTTTACATCGCTAAGAAACGTAAACTGAATGTAGGGGATAAAATGGCAGGACGTCACGGTAACAAAGGTATCGTATCAAGAATCGTTCGTGAAGAAGATATGCCATTCCTGGAAGACGGAACACCAGTAGATATCGTATTGAATCCACTAGGGGTACCTTCTCGTATGAACATCGGACAGATTTATGAAACAGTTCTTGGATGGGCTGGTCAGAAATTAGGAATGAAGTTCGCTACACCGATCTTCGATGGAGCAACTCTTGATCAGATTACTGAGTACACTGAGAAAGCAGGTCTTCCTAAATTCGGTCACACTCACCTTTATGATGGTGGTACCGGAGAAAGATTTACACAGGCAGCTACAGTGGGTGTTATCTACATGCTGAAACTAGGACACATGGTTGATGATAAGATGCACGCACGTTCTATTGGTCCTTACTCATTGATTACTCAGCAGCCGTTAGGAGGTAAAGCTCAGTTCGGTGGTCAGAGATTCGGAGAGATGGAGGTTTGGGCACTTGAGGCATTCGGTGCATCTAACATCCTTAGAGAGATCCTTACTGTGAAGTCGGATGACGTGATTGGTAGAGCAAAAACTTATGAAGCAATTGCAAAAGGTGAATCTATGCCTGAACCAGGTATTCCAGAATCATTCAACGTATTACTTCACGAGTTACAAGGTCTTGGATTAGACGTAAGATTAGAGGAGTAA
- a CDS encoding T9SS type A sorting domain-containing protein, translating into MKLYPIAAALLCINMYAQQQNKPQANQKHLQELYAKYEKDIKKARKNAKLMGTPPDLYNEEDYKRTMDPVTGNVNFERLAKVNKEILMGQYKAAQPMSFIAGNQGSAAGKIINEPWIERGPYNVGGRTRAIMYDPNDPTGKRVFAGGVSGGLWVNQDPSVSTNEWQPLSTFWANTSVVCITYDPNNSQTFYVGTGESSTTDVVGSGIWKTTDGGATWTQIFTVPVTYASNGVRNGNFYINDIKVRNNNGVSEIYAGVSGSYVGISFNDGWQGLSQAGLYKSVDGGTTFTKNANLLAMNTTTNVVSTTGYSIQQIEIGADNSIWLSTRSSRFSNIDSGGRIFKSTDGNTFNQIYNVGNTGSRVNFTLSKTDANKAYAFMQGVGTAEPIRIVKTADGGATWQSTSDVPQVIKLPKATDTSIPANDFTRGQSFYDLVITTDPLNDNTLYIGGIDLFKSTDGGMNWAQISKWSNNNAMANLAVSTVHADQHAIVFNPFNNYSTGQMMFGNDGGIFFAANKESIGAVGGMVARNTRYNVTQFYGAVLNPTKTPANEELLAGAQDNGSWWLYGVPQANNFLTTQAATGGDGMYPEYDDQDNYEISSYTNNSHYLLNSTPYANYLITTSANRSMGHFVNEIALDRMNDVFYSYRSGLTLFRTAGLSSTATTFTNDQVNVGTAQTGEQVSWLKISPHTTASSTLFVGTNLGRLFKITNANTPSYTSTALTSPAAGTISDIEFGANENEILLTLSNYNQISVFYSTDGGTSWQNKEGNLPDMPVRTILRNPDDPNEVLVGTELGVWGTGNFLSGAPTWSSVTGNIGNVRVTSLDYRPSTKTVLVSTYGRGAWTTQNTNTNLATSETTAVSPRTANRVYPNPSKGIARLRFSNTNHSTVDISIFDKAGRLVYSKKNVKSDEEFGQKMIPGNYILKAEDKGEIVYSGNFLVIGRTGGDDD; encoded by the coding sequence ATGAAACTTTATCCTATTGCAGCTGCTTTACTATGCATAAATATGTATGCTCAGCAGCAAAATAAACCTCAGGCTAATCAGAAGCACTTGCAGGAGCTTTATGCTAAATATGAAAAAGATATTAAGAAAGCCCGTAAGAATGCGAAGCTAATGGGAACTCCTCCGGATTTATATAACGAGGAGGATTATAAAAGAACCATGGATCCTGTTACAGGGAATGTTAATTTTGAAAGATTAGCAAAAGTAAATAAGGAAATTTTGATGGGGCAGTACAAAGCTGCTCAGCCAATGTCTTTTATTGCCGGTAACCAAGGATCTGCAGCAGGGAAAATAATCAATGAGCCCTGGATTGAAAGAGGACCTTATAATGTAGGAGGAAGAACAAGAGCAATTATGTATGATCCTAATGATCCTACAGGTAAAAGAGTTTTTGCAGGTGGAGTTTCAGGAGGCCTTTGGGTGAATCAGGATCCTTCCGTGAGTACAAACGAATGGCAGCCTTTAAGCACATTCTGGGCAAATACTTCCGTAGTATGTATTACTTATGATCCCAATAATTCTCAGACATTTTATGTAGGTACGGGAGAATCATCCACAACCGACGTAGTGGGCTCAGGAATCTGGAAAACTACAGACGGCGGAGCTACATGGACGCAGATTTTCACTGTTCCGGTTACTTATGCTTCTAATGGAGTAAGAAATGGAAATTTTTATATCAATGATATTAAAGTAAGGAATAATAACGGTGTTTCAGAAATATATGCAGGAGTAAGCGGTTCATATGTTGGAATTTCATTTAATGACGGATGGCAGGGATTAAGCCAGGCCGGATTATATAAATCAGTAGATGGCGGAACTACTTTTACTAAGAATGCCAATCTGCTAGCCATGAATACAACAACGAATGTAGTAAGTACAACAGGATATTCGATCCAGCAAATAGAAATAGGCGCTGATAATTCGATATGGCTTTCCACAAGAAGTTCGCGTTTTTCAAATATAGATTCAGGAGGTAGAATTTTTAAATCTACTGATGGAAATACTTTTAATCAAATCTATAATGTAGGAAATACTGGCTCAAGAGTTAATTTTACGCTTTCGAAAACGGATGCCAATAAAGCTTATGCTTTTATGCAGGGAGTAGGAACTGCAGAGCCTATCAGAATTGTGAAAACGGCTGATGGTGGAGCTACATGGCAGTCTACTTCTGATGTACCACAGGTTATTAAATTGCCTAAAGCTACAGATACCAGTATTCCAGCCAATGACTTTACACGAGGACAATCTTTTTACGATCTGGTTATAACAACAGATCCTCTGAATGATAATACACTGTACATTGGAGGTATTGATTTATTCAAATCCACAGATGGTGGAATGAACTGGGCACAGATTTCAAAATGGTCTAATAATAATGCTATGGCCAACCTGGCTGTTTCTACAGTACACGCCGATCAGCACGCTATAGTATTTAACCCATTCAATAATTACAGTACAGGGCAAATGATGTTTGGAAATGATGGGGGAATCTTTTTTGCTGCGAATAAAGAAAGTATTGGTGCTGTTGGAGGTATGGTTGCAAGGAATACAAGATACAATGTAACTCAGTTCTATGGGGCTGTACTTAACCCTACAAAAACACCTGCTAATGAAGAATTATTGGCTGGAGCGCAGGATAACGGATCATGGTGGCTGTATGGTGTACCTCAAGCTAATAATTTCTTAACTACACAAGCTGCTACCGGAGGAGACGGAATGTACCCTGAATATGATGATCAGGATAATTATGAAATTTCCAGCTATACCAATAATAGTCATTATTTGCTGAATTCAACACCATATGCCAATTATCTGATTACAACTTCTGCTAACAGAAGTATGGGGCATTTCGTAAACGAAATTGCACTGGATAGAATGAATGATGTTTTTTATTCTTACCGTTCAGGGCTTACGCTTTTCAGAACAGCCGGGCTTAGCAGTACCGCGACTACATTCACTAATGATCAGGTTAATGTAGGAACAGCACAGACTGGTGAGCAAGTTTCATGGCTTAAAATTTCTCCTCATACAACAGCATCCTCTACACTCTTTGTAGGAACTAACCTGGGAAGGCTTTTTAAAATTACCAATGCCAACACACCATCATACACATCTACAGCTTTAACATCACCCGCTGCAGGGACAATTTCAGATATAGAATTTGGAGCTAATGAAAATGAAATTTTACTCACCTTATCTAATTATAATCAGATTAGCGTATTCTATTCAACAGATGGCGGAACATCATGGCAGAATAAAGAAGGTAATCTGCCGGATATGCCAGTAAGAACTATTCTAAGAAATCCGGATGATCCTAATGAAGTGTTAGTAGGTACAGAGTTGGGAGTATGGGGAACAGGAAATTTCCTTTCCGGAGCACCTACATGGTCATCAGTAACAGGAAATATTGGGAACGTAAGAGTAACAAGTCTGGATTACAGACCTTCTACAAAAACAGTTTTGGTTTCTACTTATGGGAGAGGAGCCTGGACAACTCAAAATACCAATACTAATCTGGCGACTTCAGAAACTACAGCAGTATCTCCAAGAACGGCGAACAGAGTTTATCCTAATCCATCCAAGGGAATTGCCCGTTTAAGATTTAGCAATACTAATCATAGTACTGTAGATATCAGCATATTTGATAAGGCTGGAAGACTAGTATACAGCAAGAAGAATGTGAAGTCTGATGAAGAATTCGGTCAGAAAATGATTCCGGGTAATTATATTCTGAAAGCTGAAGATAAAGGTGAAATTGTGTATAGCGGTAACTTTTTAGTAATCGGCCGTACCGGAGGTGATGATGATTAA
- the rpoC gene encoding DNA-directed RNA polymerase subunit beta' gives MSNKNKSSRFNKITIGLASPESILQDSRGEVLKPETINYRTHKPERDGLFCEKIFGPVKDYECACGKYKRIRYKGIVCDRCGVEVTEKKVRRERIGHINLVVPIAHIWYFRSLPNKIGYLLGIPSKKLDMIIYYERYVVIQQGIAKKLDGSDFENMEFLTEEEYLDIMETLPIENQYLDDSDPNKFIAKMGAEAVEELLKRIDLDALSFDLRHKAHNEGSKQRRTEALKRLNVVEALRGANTRMINRPEWMIMRVLPVIPPELRPLVPLDGGRFATSDLNDLYRRVIIRNNRLKRLLEIKAPEVILRNEKRMLQESVDSLFDNTRKSSAVKSESNRPLKSLSDSLKGKQGRFRQNLLGKRVDYSARSVIVVGPNLQLHECGIPKDMAAELYKPFIIRKLIERGIVKTVKSAKRIIDRKEPVVYDILENVMKGHPVLLNRAPTLHRLGIQAFQPKMIEGKAIQLHPLVTTAFNADFDGDQMAVHLPLGPEAILEAQLLMLGSQNILNPANGSPITVPSQDMVLGLYFMTKELSSTEDMKVKGEGLAFYSPEEAEIAYAEGRVSLNAKVRCRLPIKEDGVIVTRLIETSVGRILFNQIVPKQVGYINELLTKKSLRNVIGKILADTDFPTTVKFLDAMKDLGYSNAFKGGLSFSLGDIVVPVEKKQMIATSIETVDEIRANYNMGLITDTERYNQVIDVWTNTNAGLTEMIMSRMKTDQGGFNSVYMMLDSGARGSKEQIRQLSGMRGLMAKPQKAGSTGAEIIENPILANFKEGLSILEYFISTHGARKGLADTALKTADAGYLTRRLVDVAQDVIVTEDDCGTLRGTEVTALKKNDEIVERISERILGRVSLHNIYDPESDELIASADQVIIEELAKRIEEAGLEAVEVRSPLTCEAKKGICAKCYGRNLATGKVIHMGEAVGVIAAQSIGEPGTQLTLRTFHQGGTAGNVSENPSIVARRDGIVEMDEVRTITSEDENGNTAEVVVSRSTEFRLVADNESRTPLMVANVPYGSILSVKPGDKVKKGDTICRWDPYNAVIIAETSGKVEYEDIIQGISFQLEIDEQTGFEEKVISESRNKKAVPTLKVVDSKGVEQKAYNLPVGAHLMVNDGEKIKAGKVLIKIPRKSAKAGDITGGLPRVTELFEARNPSNPAVVTEIDGVVSYGKIKRGNRELIVEAKTGERKIYLVKLSNQILVQENDFVRAGSPLSDGSITPDDILRIKGPTAVQEYLVNEIQEVYRLQGVKIDDKHFEIIVRQMMTKVSIVDGGDTQFLEGALEHKYDFLEENNRVFGLKVVVEAGDSKEFKPGQMITARELRDENSKLKREDLALVEVREALPATATPVLQGITRAALQTKSFMSAASFQETTKVLNEAAVAGKIDDLNGLKENVIVGHRIPAGTGLKEYQNVIVGSKKEFEDLN, from the coding sequence ATGTCAAATAAAAATAAATCAAGTAGATTTAATAAAATAACCATCGGTTTAGCTTCACCGGAGTCTATTTTACAAGACTCAAGAGGGGAAGTTTTAAAGCCGGAAACAATTAACTACAGAACTCACAAGCCTGAAAGAGACGGGTTATTCTGTGAGAAAATCTTTGGTCCTGTAAAGGATTACGAATGTGCTTGTGGTAAATACAAGAGAATTCGTTACAAAGGGATCGTTTGTGACCGTTGTGGAGTAGAAGTTACTGAGAAAAAAGTAAGAAGAGAGAGAATCGGGCACATCAACCTTGTAGTTCCAATTGCGCACATCTGGTATTTCCGTTCTTTACCAAACAAAATCGGATACCTTCTTGGAATTCCTTCTAAGAAATTAGATATGATCATCTACTATGAAAGATATGTAGTGATTCAACAAGGTATTGCTAAGAAATTAGACGGTTCTGATTTCGAGAACATGGAATTCCTTACAGAAGAAGAGTACCTTGATATCATGGAAACTCTTCCAATCGAGAACCAATATCTTGATGATTCTGATCCAAACAAATTCATCGCTAAAATGGGTGCTGAAGCTGTTGAAGAATTGTTAAAGAGAATTGATCTTGATGCATTGTCTTTCGACTTGAGACACAAAGCTCACAATGAAGGATCTAAGCAAAGAAGAACTGAAGCTCTTAAGAGATTGAACGTTGTAGAAGCATTAAGAGGTGCTAATACAAGAATGATCAACAGACCAGAGTGGATGATTATGCGTGTGCTTCCAGTTATTCCACCAGAACTAAGACCATTAGTTCCATTGGATGGAGGACGTTTCGCAACTTCTGACTTAAATGACCTTTATAGAAGAGTTATTATCAGAAATAACCGTTTGAAGAGATTATTGGAGATTAAAGCTCCTGAAGTAATCTTGAGAAACGAGAAGCGTATGCTTCAGGAATCAGTAGATTCATTATTCGATAACACAAGAAAATCTTCTGCAGTAAAATCTGAATCAAACAGACCATTGAAATCACTTTCTGATTCATTGAAAGGTAAGCAAGGTCGTTTCCGTCAGAACTTACTAGGGAAAAGGGTTGACTACTCTGCACGTTCGGTAATTGTTGTAGGTCCAAACTTACAGCTTCACGAATGTGGTATTCCTAAAGATATGGCAGCTGAACTTTACAAACCATTCATCATTAGAAAACTAATCGAGAGAGGTATTGTAAAAACAGTAAAATCTGCGAAGAGAATTATCGATAGAAAAGAACCAGTAGTTTATGATATCCTAGAAAACGTGATGAAAGGTCACCCTGTTCTATTGAACAGAGCACCTACTCTTCACAGACTTGGTATTCAGGCTTTCCAACCTAAGATGATCGAAGGTAAAGCTATCCAGCTACACCCGTTAGTAACTACGGCCTTCAACGCCGATTTCGATGGTGACCAGATGGCGGTACACTTACCGTTAGGACCAGAAGCGATCCTTGAAGCTCAGTTATTGATGTTAGGTTCTCAAAACATCTTGAACCCGGCAAACGGTTCTCCAATTACAGTACCTTCTCAGGACATGGTTCTTGGTCTTTATTTCATGACTAAAGAATTAAGTTCTACTGAAGATATGAAAGTAAAAGGTGAAGGTCTTGCTTTCTATTCTCCTGAAGAAGCGGAAATCGCTTATGCAGAAGGTAGAGTTTCATTAAATGCTAAGGTAAGATGTAGACTACCAATCAAAGAAGACGGTGTAATCGTAACAAGATTGATCGAAACTTCTGTAGGTAGAATCTTATTCAACCAAATTGTACCTAAGCAGGTAGGATATATCAATGAACTTCTTACTAAGAAATCATTGAGAAACGTTATCGGTAAGATCCTTGCTGATACAGACTTCCCTACAACGGTGAAGTTCTTGGATGCCATGAAAGATCTAGGGTATTCAAACGCATTCAAAGGAGGTCTATCATTCTCTCTTGGAGATATCGTAGTTCCTGTGGAGAAAAAGCAGATGATTGCTACTTCAATTGAAACTGTAGACGAAATTAGAGCTAACTATAACATGGGTCTAATTACCGATACAGAACGTTATAACCAGGTAATCGACGTTTGGACTAATACCAACGCTGGATTAACTGAAATGATCATGAGCAGAATGAAAACTGACCAAGGTGGTTTCAACTCTGTATACATGATGCTTGATTCTGGAGCGAGGGGTTCTAAGGAACAGATCCGTCAGTTATCAGGGATGAGAGGTTTGATGGCGAAACCGCAAAAAGCTGGTTCTACCGGTGCGGAGATCATCGAAAACCCGATCCTTGCAAACTTTAAGGAAGGTCTTTCCATCTTAGAATACTTTATCTCTACCCACGGTGCTCGTAAGGGTCTTGCGGATACCGCTCTTAAAACTGCCGATGCTGGTTACCTAACCAGAAGATTGGTAGACGTTGCACAGGACGTTATCGTTACAGAAGATGACTGTGGAACTCTAAGAGGAACAGAAGTTACTGCACTTAAGAAAAATGACGAGATCGTTGAAAGAATCTCTGAAAGAATCTTAGGTAGAGTATCTCTTCATAATATTTATGATCCTGAATCTGATGAGCTAATTGCTAGTGCAGATCAGGTAATCATTGAAGAATTAGCTAAGAGAATTGAAGAAGCAGGTTTAGAAGCTGTTGAAGTTCGTTCTCCACTTACTTGTGAAGCTAAAAAAGGTATCTGTGCGAAATGTTACGGTAGAAACTTAGCAACAGGTAAAGTGATCCATATGGGTGAAGCGGTAGGTGTAATTGCAGCACAGTCAATTGGGGAACCAGGTACTCAGCTTACGCTGAGAACCTTCCACCAAGGGGGTACTGCAGGTAACGTATCAGAAAACCCATCTATTGTTGCAAGAAGAGATGGTATCGTAGAAATGGACGAAGTAAGAACTATTACTTCTGAAGATGAAAACGGTAATACAGCTGAGGTTGTAGTTTCTCGTTCAACAGAATTCAGATTAGTTGCTGATAATGAATCTAGAACTCCATTAATGGTAGCTAACGTACCTTACGGATCTATCTTATCTGTGAAACCAGGTGATAAAGTGAAGAAAGGAGATACAATCTGTAGATGGGATCCGTATAACGCGGTTATCATTGCTGAAACTTCAGGTAAGGTAGAATACGAGGATATCATCCAGGGTATTTCATTCCAACTTGAAATTGACGAACAGACAGGATTCGAAGAGAAAGTAATCTCTGAATCTAGAAATAAGAAAGCCGTACCTACCCTGAAAGTGGTAGACTCTAAAGGAGTTGAGCAAAAAGCTTACAACTTACCGGTAGGAGCCCACTTAATGGTAAACGATGGTGAGAAAATTAAGGCTGGTAAAGTCCTAATCAAGATCCCAAGAAAATCTGCAAAAGCAGGGGATATCACCGGAGGTCTTCCGAGAGTTACCGAATTATTCGAAGCAAGAAACCCTTCAAACCCAGCGGTTGTTACTGAAATCGACGGGGTAGTTTCTTACGGAAAAATTAAGAGAGGTAACCGTGAATTGATCGTTGAGGCTAAAACTGGAGAAAGAAAAATTTACTTAGTTAAATTATCTAACCAGATCTTAGTACAGGAGAATGACTTCGTGAGAGCTGGTTCGCCACTTTCTGACGGTTCAATCACTCCAGACGATATCTTAAGAATTAAAGGTCCAACAGCTGTTCAGGAATACTTAGTAAACGAGATCCAGGAAGTTTACCGTCTACAGGGGGTAAAAATCGACGACAAGCACTTCGAAATCATCGTAAGACAGATGATGACAAAAGTATCTATCGTGGATGGAGGTGATACTCAATTCCTTGAAGGAGCTCTTGAGCACAAGTATGACTTCCTTGAAGAAAACAACAGAGTATTCGGTCTTAAAGTAGTAGTAGAAGCTGGTGATTCTAAAGAATTCAAGCCAGGTCAGATGATTACTGCAAGAGAATTAAGAGATGAAAACTCTAAGTTGAAGCGTGAAGATTTAGCGTTAGTAGAAGTAAGAGAAGCTCTTCCTGCTACAGCAACTCCTGTATTACAAGGTATTACAAGAGCGGCACTTCAAACGAAATCGTTCATGTCTGCAGCATCGTTCCAGGAAACAACTAAAGTACTTAACGAAGCAGCAGTTGCTGGTAAGATTGATGATCTTAACGGTCTTAAAGAAAATGTAATTGTAGGACACAGAATTCCTGCAGGTACAGGTCTTAAAGAATATCAGAATGTTATCGTAGGTTCTAAGAAAGAATTCGAAGACCTTAACTAA
- a CDS encoding DUF3467 domain-containing protein, with protein sequence MDNNQNPQDGNINIELNEMVAAGIYANLALVNHSPSEFVVDFIQLMPGVQQAKVRSRVILAPLHAKRVLNALQQNIANYEQQFGEIKEVEPFVLGGNNVQA encoded by the coding sequence ATGGACAACAATCAAAATCCACAAGACGGAAACATCAACATCGAATTAAACGAAATGGTAGCTGCTGGTATCTATGCTAACCTAGCTTTAGTAAACCACTCTCCATCTGAATTTGTAGTAGACTTTATTCAGTTGATGCCAGGTGTTCAGCAGGCTAAAGTAAGATCAAGAGTTATTCTTGCTCCACTTCACGCTAAAAGAGTATTAAATGCTCTTCAACAGAACATCGCTAACTACGAGCAGCAGTTTGGAGAAATCAAAGAAGTTGAGCCTTTCGTATTAGGAGGAAACAACGTACAAGCTTAA